From Medicago truncatula cultivar Jemalong A17 chromosome 7, MtrunA17r5.0-ANR, whole genome shotgun sequence, a single genomic window includes:
- the LOC11420861 gene encoding GDSL esterase/lipase At5g33370 codes for MATSLVIAFCVMISFVGCAYAQPRAFFVFGDSLVDSGNNDFLATTARADNYPYGIDYPSHRPTGRFSNGYNIPDLISLELGLEPTLPYLSPLLVGEKLLIGANFASAGIGILNDTGFQFIHIIRIYKQLRLFELYQKRVSAHIGSEGARNLVNRALVLITLGGNDFVNNYYLVPFSARSRQFSLPDYVRYLISEYRKVLRRLYDLGARRVLVTGTGPMGCAPAELAMRGGPNGQCSVELERAASLYNPQLVDMIRSLNQEIGSDIFVAADAYRMHMDYITNPQAYGFATSKVACCGQGPYNGLGLCTPASNLCPNRELNAFWDAFHPSEKANKIIVNRILRGSAQYMYPMNLSTIMALDSRT; via the exons ATGGCTACTTCTTTGGTGATTGCTTTTTGTGTAATGATAAGCTTTGTTGGTTGTGCTTATGCTCAACCAAgagctttctttgtttttggaGATTCTCTAGTGGACAGTGGTAACAATGACTTTCTTGCTACCACGGCCCGAGCCGACAATTATCCATATGGCATTGATTATCCAAGTCACAGGCCTACAGGGCGTTTCTCTAATGGCTACAATATCCCTGACCTAATTA GTTTGGAGCTTGGGTTAGAGCCTACACTTCCATACTTGAGCCCACTACTAGTTGGAGAGAAGCTTCTAATTGGTGCCAACTTTGCATCCGCTGGGATTGGAATTCTCAATGATACCGGATTCCAGTTT ATCCATATCATTCGAATCTACAAGCAGCTAAGGCTATTTGAATTGTATCAGAAAAGAGTAAGTGCACACATTGGTTCAGAAGGAGCAAGAAACCTAGTCAACAGAGCACTCGTACTCATCACTCTTGGTGGCAATGATTTTGTCAACAACTATTATTTGGTTCCTTTTTCAGCAAGATCTCGTCAATTTTCTCTCCCAGATTATGTCCGTTATCTCATTTCCGAGTACCGCAAAGTTCTCAGG AGGCTTTATGATTTGGGAGCTCGTAGGGTTCTTGTAACGGGAACAGGACCAATGGGGTGTGCACCAGCAGAATTAGCTATGAGAGGAGGTCCAAATGGTCAGTGTAGTGTGGAACTTGAGAGAGCTGCATCCTTATACAATCCTCAACTTGTTGACATGATCAGATCACTAAACCAAGAGATTGGCTCTGACATCTTTGTTGCTGCTGATGCATATAGAATGCACATGGATTACATTACCAACCCTCAAGCTTATG GATTTGCAACATCAAAGGTAGCATGCTGTGGACAAGGGCCATACAATGGACTTGGGCTTTGTACACCAGCCTCAAACTTGTGCCCAAACAGAGAACTTAATGCTTTTTGGGATGCATTCCATCCATCTGAAAAGGCAAACAAAATCATAGTCAACCGAATCCTTAGGGGCAGTGCTCAGTACATGTATCCCATGAATCTCAGCACTATCATGGCCTTAGATTCCAGGACTTGA